One window of Candidatus Fusobacterium pullicola genomic DNA carries:
- a CDS encoding histidine phosphatase family protein, producing MGLKNKMLLFMIISTGVFADADDLKYLGTKQPYKHKEVKVKTPKGYEPFYINHISRHGSRHLSSSKYDKSVYELLVLAENEGKLTSKGKKLKEKVAKILEIEKGNYGLLTPVGVKEQKGIAKRMYKENKEVFGREVDAVATYVTRAQQSRDAFLKELSKYTPDTKFKVSTNGKDDIELRFFDISPAYLEYEEKEPWKAEYKKYAKTKNYTDRILKQFFTEDFIAKLESGEIQLKSEEGKVILKSADDAVSNLYDLYVLQADIGKDLGIGKYFTSEELKWYDELDNIKTFYEKGPGMTGENIATDIATPLLKDFIETSDSAIANQNISANLRFAHAETIIPFISIMEIEGMSEKQDDMSKVYQTWNGSEVSCMAANVQWIFYKNEAGDILVKILHNEEPVSIPVKTDIAPFYRWDDVRDFYTQKLSVK from the coding sequence ATGGGATTAAAAAATAAAATGTTATTGTTTATGATTATTAGTACTGGGGTGTTTGCTGATGCAGATGATTTAAAATATTTAGGAACAAAACAGCCCTATAAGCACAAAGAGGTAAAAGTAAAAACTCCAAAGGGATATGAGCCTTTTTATATTAACCATATAAGTAGACATGGTTCAAGACACCTATCATCATCAAAATATGATAAGAGTGTATATGAGCTTTTAGTTTTAGCTGAAAATGAGGGAAAACTTACTTCTAAAGGTAAAAAATTAAAAGAAAAAGTTGCTAAGATATTAGAGATAGAAAAGGGAAATTATGGATTACTTACTCCAGTAGGTGTTAAAGAGCAAAAGGGAATAGCTAAGAGAATGTATAAGGAGAATAAAGAGGTTTTTGGAAGAGAGGTTGATGCAGTTGCAACTTATGTAACAAGAGCTCAACAAAGTAGAGATGCTTTCTTAAAAGAACTTTCAAAATATACACCAGACACTAAGTTTAAGGTATCTACAAATGGAAAAGATGATATAGAATTAAGATTTTTCGATATATCACCAGCATATTTAGAGTATGAGGAGAAAGAGCCTTGGAAAGCTGAATATAAGAAATATGCTAAAACTAAGAACTACACAGATAGAATTCTAAAACAATTCTTCACAGAGGATTTTATAGCTAAATTAGAGAGTGGAGAGATACAATTAAAATCTGAAGAGGGAAAAGTTATCTTAAAAAGTGCTGATGACGCCGTATCTAATCTTTATGACCTATATGTACTTCAAGCTGATATAGGAAAGGATTTAGGAATAGGAAAATATTTCACATCTGAAGAGTTAAAATGGTATGATGAATTAGATAATATAAAAACTTTCTATGAAAAAGGACCAGGAATGACTGGAGAGAATATAGCTACTGATATAGCAACACCTCTTTTAAAAGATTTTATAGAGACAAGTGATAGTGCTATAGCTAATCAGAATATCTCTGCTAATTTAAGATTTGCCCATGCTGAGACAATAATTCCATTTATCAGTATAATGGAGATAGAGGGAATGTCAGAAAAACAAGATGATATGTCAAAGGTTTACCAAACATGGAATGGAAGTGAAGTTTCTTGTATGGCGGCAAATGTCCAATGGATATTTTATAAAAATGAGGCTGGAGATATACTTGTAAAGATACTTCACAATGAAGAGCCAGTATCAATTCCTGTAAAAACTGATATAGCTCCATTCTATAGATGGGATGATGTAAGAGATTTCTATACTCAAAAGTTATCAGTAAAGTAA